A window of the Brevinema andersonii genome harbors these coding sequences:
- a CDS encoding ankyrin repeat domain-containing protein: MKKIIWMLSILVISGEIFGQTADSTNYTPLHWAASQGYVEMLKVLINKGYDINKQDESGFTPLHYAAVSGQLAAVEFLVDSGADLYIVNNENYTPMTMAARAGEQPIVDYLFIKMRSVRVDQLKAQVEKARVESDLVKAAKARVEAEQLRQKADEWTAEAKRWRDEAEKWNKEAQKWKAQQVMLDKIAAERLAEAIKAKQASEDKFQSEKAARLAAERIVTELVANERAQAQAVQAAQAALNAQRATDAAIANLADELLKQSEQYQIDTDTNMEDTNRALNNESSDTYDSYSYDSVADLNSLNHTLPPDSTDLPEVDDPAISISSDDYSTSSVSDIEE, from the coding sequence ATGAAAAAAATAATATGGATGCTATCTATTCTTGTGATTTCCGGCGAAATATTTGGGCAGACTGCTGATTCTACAAATTACACTCCATTACACTGGGCAGCTTCACAAGGATATGTTGAAATGCTGAAAGTACTGATAAATAAAGGATACGATATTAACAAACAAGATGAATCAGGATTTACTCCACTACATTATGCGGCTGTTTCGGGGCAGCTTGCTGCTGTAGAATTTTTAGTAGATAGCGGTGCTGATTTATATATTGTTAACAATGAAAATTATACCCCCATGACGATGGCAGCACGGGCTGGAGAACAGCCAATTGTTGATTATTTGTTTATTAAGATGCGTTCTGTTCGAGTGGATCAGTTAAAAGCTCAAGTTGAAAAAGCACGTGTAGAATCGGATCTAGTGAAAGCAGCAAAGGCACGTGTTGAAGCAGAACAGTTACGCCAGAAGGCTGATGAATGGACAGCTGAAGCAAAACGTTGGCGTGATGAAGCAGAAAAATGGAATAAAGAAGCTCAAAAATGGAAAGCTCAGCAAGTTATGCTGGATAAAATAGCTGCTGAGCGTTTGGCTGAAGCTATTAAAGCCAAACAAGCAAGTGAAGATAAATTTCAATCAGAAAAAGCAGCACGTTTAGCAGCTGAACGTATTGTTACAGAGCTAGTAGCTAATGAAAGAGCACAAGCACAAGCAGTACAAGCAGCACAGGCAGCATTGAATGCACAGCGTGCTACCGATGCAGCGATTGCTAATTTAGCTGACGAATTATTAAAGCAGAGTGAACAGTATCAGATAGATACTGATACTAATATGGAAGATACAAATAGAGCCCTTAATAATGAATCATCTGATACTTATGATAGCTATTCTTATGATTCTGTTGCTGATTTGAATAGTTTAAATCATACTCTTCCTCCTGATTCAACTGATTTACCTGAAGTAGATGATCCTGCAATATCAATATCATCAGATGATTACTCAACTTCTTCGGTTTCAGATATTGAAGAGTAA
- a CDS encoding beta-ketoacyl-ACP reductase has product MKLQGKIVVVTGAKRGIGFKISETLAKEGAKVYATDLGVGDSSNPNIEFVDLNVTDRENIQKFISEIAKKGNIDILVNNAGITSDALIQKMTEDQWDKVLDVNLKGVFNMTQAVAPVMMGNGSGSIINMASIVGIYGNIGQTNYAATKAGVIGMTKVWAKEFARKGAQVRVNSIAPGFIRTPMSDAVPQNIIDFMISRTPLGRVGEPQDVANAVLFLASDDSSFITGQVLGVDGGLVM; this is encoded by the coding sequence ATGAAATTGCAAGGTAAAATAGTAGTAGTAACAGGAGCTAAAAGAGGTATAGGTTTTAAAATCTCAGAAACGCTAGCTAAAGAGGGTGCTAAAGTTTATGCAACAGATTTAGGTGTTGGAGATTCTTCTAATCCTAATATTGAATTTGTTGATTTGAATGTTACGGATAGAGAAAATATTCAAAAATTTATCAGTGAAATTGCGAAAAAGGGAAATATTGATATTTTAGTTAATAATGCTGGGATTACTTCTGATGCGTTGATACAAAAGATGACAGAAGATCAGTGGGACAAGGTATTAGATGTCAATTTAAAAGGTGTTTTTAATATGACTCAAGCAGTAGCTCCTGTTATGATGGGAAATGGTTCTGGAAGTATTATTAATATGGCATCTATAGTAGGAATATATGGTAATATTGGTCAGACTAATTATGCTGCTACAAAAGCAGGAGTAATTGGTATGACCAAAGTATGGGCAAAAGAGTTTGCTCGTAAAGGAGCTCAAGTTCGTGTGAATAGCATAGCACCTGGATTTATTCGCACTCCGATGAGCGACGCTGTGCCTCAAAATATTATTGATTTTATGATTTCGAGAACACCGCTTGGAAGAGTTGGGGAACCACAAGATGTTGCAAATGCGGTGCTTTTCTTGGCTAGCGATGATTCTTCATTTATCACTGGGCAAGTGTTAGGAGTAGATGGTGGTTTAGTAATGTAG
- a CDS encoding acyl-CoA dehydrogenase, with amino-acid sequence MDFSLSEQQNLFHEMIKDFAMREVQPIAAEIDEEERFPQETVEKMAKIGLFGIPVAQELGGAGGDNLMYTMAVEELSRVCGTTGVILSAHTSLGMMPIYEFGTEEQKKKFIPKMASGEWLGAFCLTEVGAGTDASSQQTTAIFDEQTKEWILNGSKFFVTNAGYAHVYIVFAMTDRSLGLKGITAFIVESDRPGFSVGKEEKKMGIRGSATCEILFENCRIPEGNMLGSLGKGFKVAMMTLDGGRIGIAAQALGIARGALDAAVAYTQERKQFNKSIASFQNSQFKMADMVTKIEAARCLTYKAAWKKQNKIPYSMDAAVAKLFASETAMQVTTQAVQLFGGYGYTREYPVERMMRDAKITEIYEGTSEVQRMVISAALLK; translated from the coding sequence ATGGATTTTTCGTTGTCAGAACAGCAAAATCTTTTTCATGAGATGATTAAAGATTTTGCTATGAGGGAAGTGCAGCCTATTGCTGCTGAAATCGATGAAGAAGAGCGGTTTCCACAGGAAACAGTCGAAAAAATGGCAAAAATAGGGTTGTTTGGTATTCCTGTAGCTCAAGAGCTTGGTGGAGCCGGTGGTGATAATTTAATGTATACAATGGCTGTTGAGGAATTGTCACGTGTTTGCGGTACTACGGGAGTCATTTTGTCTGCTCATACATCGTTAGGGATGATGCCCATCTATGAATTTGGTACGGAAGAACAAAAAAAGAAGTTTATTCCTAAGATGGCGAGTGGCGAATGGTTAGGGGCATTTTGCTTAACCGAAGTGGGAGCTGGTACAGATGCTTCGTCTCAACAAACAACTGCTATTTTTGATGAACAGACTAAAGAATGGATTTTGAATGGGTCGAAATTTTTTGTTACTAATGCGGGCTATGCACATGTATATATTGTGTTTGCGATGACTGATCGATCTTTAGGTTTGAAAGGAATTACTGCGTTCATTGTTGAGTCTGATCGGCCTGGTTTCTCTGTGGGCAAAGAAGAAAAGAAAATGGGTATCAGAGGATCTGCAACTTGTGAAATTTTGTTTGAAAACTGTCGCATTCCTGAGGGAAATATGCTTGGTAGTCTTGGTAAGGGATTCAAAGTAGCAATGATGACGCTTGATGGTGGACGTATTGGGATTGCGGCTCAAGCTTTGGGAATTGCTCGAGGAGCTTTAGATGCTGCTGTTGCCTACACTCAAGAGAGAAAACAATTTAATAAATCAATTGCATCATTTCAAAACTCGCAGTTTAAAATGGCAGATATGGTAACAAAAATTGAGGCAGCACGTTGCTTGACGTATAAAGCCGCATGGAAAAAACAAAATAAAATTCCTTATTCTATGGATGCAGCAGTGGCTAAATTGTTTGCATCAGAGACAGCTATGCAAGTAACTACTCAAGCAGTACAGCTTTTTGGGGGATATGGATATACACGAGAATATCCCGTAGAGCGAATGATGCGTGATGCAAAAATTACAGAAATTTATGAAGGTACATCGGAAGTTCAACGTATGGTTATTAGTGCCGCGTTGTTGAAGTAG